The following are encoded in a window of Ruminiclostridium herbifermentans genomic DNA:
- a CDS encoding family 43 glycosylhydrolase: protein MKKAKKLLGLLTAVSLCIPTLCYADNPIVQTVYTADPAPMVLGDTLYLYTSHDEDVTENNFYTMKNWKCYSTTDMQNWTDHGTVLGYTDFSWAKGDAWAWQVVERNGKFYAYVPLTQKNGAYAIGVAVSDSPTGPFVDPLGKPLATKSGSQDIDPTCFIDDDGQAYLYWGNGNLYMVKLNPDMISYSGTVQTLTKPDGYIEGPWVYKLNNLYYLVYAGWNNGGENLQYATSNSPTGPWTARGAIMGARNSFTNHPGVARFKGNDYLFYHTGDLPGGGSYKRSVCVEQFKYTSDGRIPNIPMTKSGPAQIKYLNPFVKTEAETFAWGQGVETEVCGEGGMAVSFIENGDYLKINGVDFGTGATSFEARASSATSGGNIEIRLDSPTGTLVGTCAVKGTGAWQTYTDVSCSVSGATGVHDLYLKFTGGDGYLFNLNYWKFNGTPTQPTVKYGDIDGSDSIDAIDFAKIKQYLLGTANLTDEQLKAADVDGSGTVDAIDFALLKQYLLRMIDKFPAEV from the coding sequence ATGAAGAAAGCAAAAAAATTGTTAGGACTTTTAACAGCAGTATCACTATGTATTCCGACATTATGTTATGCGGACAATCCAATTGTACAAACTGTTTACACTGCTGATCCAGCACCAATGGTTCTTGGCGATACTTTATATCTTTATACCAGTCATGATGAAGATGTAACTGAGAACAACTTTTATACTATGAAAAACTGGAAATGCTACTCAACAACAGATATGCAAAACTGGACTGATCATGGTACAGTTTTAGGCTATACTGACTTTAGCTGGGCAAAAGGGGATGCTTGGGCTTGGCAGGTTGTTGAAAGAAACGGTAAATTTTATGCTTATGTACCTTTAACACAAAAAAATGGGGCATATGCAATCGGTGTTGCTGTATCAGACAGTCCTACAGGACCATTTGTTGATCCATTAGGAAAGCCTTTAGCTACAAAAAGCGGTTCACAGGATATAGATCCAACATGTTTCATCGATGATGATGGTCAAGCTTACTTGTATTGGGGAAATGGTAATCTTTACATGGTAAAATTAAATCCAGACATGATTTCTTATTCAGGCACTGTACAAACATTAACAAAACCAGATGGATATATAGAGGGACCATGGGTTTACAAACTAAATAATTTGTATTACTTGGTATATGCAGGTTGGAATAATGGTGGCGAAAACCTTCAATATGCAACAAGCAATAGCCCAACAGGACCATGGACAGCTAGAGGAGCTATTATGGGTGCTAGAAACAGCTTTACAAACCATCCTGGAGTAGCTAGATTTAAAGGAAATGATTACTTGTTCTATCACACAGGTGACCTTCCAGGTGGAGGAAGCTATAAACGTTCCGTATGTGTAGAACAATTCAAATATACTTCAGATGGAAGAATACCAAATATCCCAATGACTAAAAGTGGACCAGCTCAGATTAAGTATCTGAATCCATTCGTTAAAACTGAAGCAGAAACATTTGCTTGGGGACAAGGCGTTGAAACAGAAGTATGTGGTGAAGGCGGAATGGCTGTATCCTTTATTGAGAATGGTGATTACTTAAAGATAAATGGCGTAGATTTTGGTACTGGTGCAACATCTTTTGAAGCTAGAGCTTCTTCAGCAACTAGTGGCGGAAATATTGAAATTCGTTTAGACAGCCCAACAGGAACACTGGTTGGAACTTGTGCTGTTAAAGGAACAGGTGCTTGGCAGACTTATACAGATGTATCTTGTAGTGTAAGCGGTGCTACAGGAGTACATGATTTATATCTTAAATTTACTGGTGGAGACGGTTATTTATTCAACTTAAACTACTGGAAATTTAATGGAACTCCAACACAACCAACAGTAAAATACGGTGATATTGATGGAAGCGACAGCATAGATGCAATAGACTTTGCAAAAATAAAACAGTATTTACTTGGAACTGCAAATTTAACAGATGAGCAACTAAAAGCAGCAGATGTTGATGGAAGTGGAACTGTAGATGCAATAGACTTTGCACTATTAAAGCAGTATTTGCTTCGCATGATTGATAAATTCCCTGCAGAGGTATAA
- the secA gene encoding preprotein translocase subunit SecA: MKSIVEKIIGTYSDRELKRIYPIVDQIDALEPSIQKLTDAELKAKTPEFKERLANGETLDDILPEAFAVVREASRRVLGMRHFRVQLIGGIVLHQGRISEMKTGEGKTLVATLPVYLNALAGKGVHVVTVNDYLARRDSEWMGKVYSFLGLTVGLIVHDMENDARRAAYNCDITYGTNNELGFDYLRDNMVIYKQDMVQRELHYAIVDEVDSILIDEARTPLIISGQGDKSTDMYKRANSFALTLKARVIKQMDDKVDNDEMFDEDYIVDEKAHTTVLTANGVKKAEKYFGIENLSDPENMTISHHINQAIRAHGLMKNEKDYVVKDGEVIIVDEFTGRLMYGRRYSDGLHQAIEAKEGVKVERESKTLATITFQNYFRMYTKLAGMTGTAQTEEDEFNTIYKLDVIVIPTNKPLARKDLPDVVYKNEKGKLDAVIEDIVECHKKGQPVLIGTISIEKSELLSTMLKRRGIPHQVLNAKYHEKEAEIIAQAGKLGAVTIATNMAGRGTDIVLGGNAEFMAKQEMRKMGYPEELISASTSYNDTDDELILEARERFRTLNEKYKEITNAEREKVYAAGGLHIIGTERHESRRIDNQLRGRAGRQGDPGSSRFYISLQDDLMRLFGSERLTKIVETLGLEEDQPIEHNMLTNAIEGAQKKVEGRNFDIRKRVLQYDDVMNTQRGVIYEQRKTVLNGDNLRDSFIKMFESIIDNVIATYCAESEYADMWDWEAMIAYLESVFLPQGALTLSNEERSSFDKIDLKEKLMEIVEKIYEFKEADIGVELMRELERVVLLRVVDQKWMDHIDAMDQLKNGIGLRAYGQRDPVVEYKFEGYQMFEEMIKSIQEDAIKLLVRSRIDREHAPQREKVAEPVNASHGDEPKKPVTNNNKVGRNDLCPCGSGKKYKKCCGINE, translated from the coding sequence ATTAAAAGTATAGTTGAAAAAATAATAGGAACATATAGTGACAGAGAATTAAAAAGAATTTATCCAATTGTTGACCAAATAGATGCATTAGAACCTTCAATTCAAAAACTTACTGACGCTGAGTTAAAGGCTAAAACACCTGAATTTAAAGAACGTCTTGCTAATGGCGAAACTCTTGATGATATATTGCCTGAGGCTTTTGCTGTAGTTCGTGAGGCTTCAAGAAGAGTGTTGGGAATGAGACATTTCCGAGTTCAGCTCATTGGTGGTATTGTTCTCCATCAAGGAAGAATATCCGAAATGAAAACTGGTGAAGGTAAAACTCTTGTTGCTACATTACCTGTATACCTTAATGCTCTTGCCGGCAAGGGCGTTCATGTTGTAACTGTAAATGATTATCTTGCTAGACGTGACAGTGAATGGATGGGCAAGGTATATAGCTTTTTAGGCTTAACAGTTGGTCTAATAGTACATGACATGGAAAATGATGCGAGGCGTGCTGCATATAACTGTGATATTACCTATGGAACAAACAACGAGTTGGGCTTTGACTACCTTAGAGACAACATGGTTATTTATAAGCAGGATATGGTTCAAAGAGAATTGCACTATGCTATAGTGGATGAAGTTGACTCAATCCTCATAGATGAAGCTAGAACACCACTTATAATTTCAGGTCAAGGAGATAAATCCACTGATATGTATAAGCGGGCTAATTCCTTTGCACTTACATTAAAGGCAAGGGTTATTAAGCAAATGGATGATAAAGTTGATAACGATGAAATGTTTGATGAGGACTATATTGTTGATGAAAAGGCGCATACAACAGTACTTACTGCAAATGGTGTTAAGAAGGCAGAAAAATATTTTGGTATAGAAAATTTATCAGATCCTGAGAATATGACTATATCCCACCATATTAATCAAGCAATTAGAGCACATGGCTTAATGAAAAATGAAAAGGATTATGTCGTTAAAGATGGAGAAGTAATTATTGTTGATGAATTTACTGGAAGATTGATGTACGGAAGAAGATATAGTGATGGTCTGCATCAAGCCATTGAAGCAAAAGAAGGTGTTAAAGTTGAGAGAGAGAGTAAAACTCTTGCAACAATAACATTCCAAAACTACTTTAGAATGTACACAAAGCTTGCAGGTATGACAGGTACAGCTCAAACAGAGGAAGATGAATTTAACACAATATATAAATTGGATGTAATAGTTATACCTACAAATAAACCGCTGGCAAGAAAAGACCTTCCAGATGTTGTTTATAAAAATGAAAAAGGTAAATTAGATGCAGTTATTGAAGATATTGTAGAGTGCCACAAAAAGGGTCAGCCTGTGCTGATTGGTACTATTTCTATTGAAAAATCGGAATTACTTAGCACAATGCTCAAGAGAAGGGGAATTCCTCATCAGGTATTAAATGCAAAATATCACGAAAAAGAAGCAGAAATCATTGCTCAGGCTGGAAAGCTTGGTGCTGTTACTATTGCTACTAATATGGCAGGTAGAGGAACAGATATTGTTCTTGGTGGTAATGCTGAATTTATGGCTAAGCAGGAAATGAGAAAAATGGGCTATCCTGAAGAATTGATTAGTGCTTCTACCAGCTATAATGACACAGATGATGAACTTATTTTAGAGGCTAGAGAAAGATTTAGAACTCTTAATGAAAAATATAAGGAAATTACCAATGCAGAACGTGAGAAGGTTTATGCAGCAGGTGGACTTCATATTATAGGTACTGAGAGACATGAATCAAGGCGTATTGATAATCAGCTGCGCGGACGTGCTGGACGTCAAGGTGACCCTGGTTCTTCAAGATTCTATATATCCTTGCAGGATGATCTCATGAGGCTGTTTGGTTCAGAAAGATTGACAAAGATTGTTGAGACTTTAGGTCTTGAAGAGGATCAGCCAATAGAACATAATATGCTGACAAATGCTATTGAAGGTGCACAAAAGAAGGTTGAAGGAAGAAACTTTGATATTAGAAAGAGAGTTCTCCAATATGACGATGTAATGAATACTCAAAGAGGAGTTATTTATGAGCAGAGAAAAACTGTTCTTAATGGAGACAATCTTAGAGATTCATTTATTAAAATGTTTGAAAGTATCATAGACAATGTTATTGCTACCTACTGTGCTGAAAGCGAGTATGCTGATATGTGGGACTGGGAAGCAATGATTGCATATCTTGAAAGTGTATTCTTACCTCAAGGTGCTTTAACTTTAAGTAATGAAGAACGTAGCTCCTTTGACAAGATAGACTTGAAAGAAAAGCTTATGGAAATTGTTGAAAAAATATATGAGTTCAAAGAGGCCGATATTGGAGTTGAACTCATGAGAGAATTGGAAAGAGTAGTTCTGTTAAGAGTAGTTGACCAAAAATGGATGGATCACATAGATGCAATGGATCAATTAAAAAATGGAATTGGTCTCAGAGCATACGGGCAGAGAGATCCTGTTGTTGAGTATAAATTTGAAGGCTATCAGATGTTTGAAGAAATGATAAAGAGTATACAAGAGGATGCGATTAAATTACTTGTAAGATCAAGAATTGACAGAGAGCATGCTCCACAGCGTGAAAAGGTTGCAGAACCAGTAAATGCTAGTCATGGAGATGAACCTAAAAAGCCTGTTACAAATAACAATAAAGTTGGAAGAAACGATTTATGCCCTTGCGGAAGCGGCAAAAAGTATAAAAAATGCTGCGGAATAAATGAGTAG
- a CDS encoding YerC/YecD family TrpR-related protein, whose translation MNSKIKDEHTDSLFDAILLLENREECYKFFEDISTISEIKALAQRLEVAKMLRNKRTYTEISEQTGASTATISRVNRCLVYGADGYNLVLDRLEEKDKDK comes from the coding sequence ATGAATTCCAAAATAAAGGATGAACATACAGATAGCCTTTTTGACGCTATCTTACTATTAGAAAATAGAGAAGAATGCTATAAATTTTTTGAGGATATTTCCACAATATCTGAGATTAAAGCACTAGCTCAAAGGCTTGAAGTAGCCAAGATGCTTCGAAATAAGAGAACCTATACTGAAATAAGTGAGCAGACTGGTGCTAGTACAGCAACAATTAGCAGAGTAAATAGATGCTTAGTTTATGGTGCTGATGGGTATAATCTTGTTTTAGACAGACTAGAGGAAAAGGATAAGGATAAGTAG
- a CDS encoding flagellar brake protein has product MDTNKLEVGTKLEIKIPHTTSSDSSDTYSSQLIDIIDNKTVSIAAPISDGTFKYLNIGLDLFVYFLDENKDFLFFSAIVKGHRKNGPVEAFDITIVSEIKKVQRREAYRLETALICKYAIVDSELINSDSPNFPDINNAVFWDTSTTNISSNGISLHLDAPLEAGTILYIIVNLDKNSKIRVLAQVKRSLRKDGNKYMVGMHFIKIHSRDLEVLTKFIFAQQRVMLKNKMPLKFR; this is encoded by the coding sequence ATGGATACTAACAAATTAGAAGTAGGTACTAAATTAGAAATAAAAATACCTCACACTACCAGCAGCGATTCCTCAGACACTTACTCCAGTCAGTTGATTGACATTATTGATAATAAAACAGTTAGTATTGCTGCTCCAATTAGTGATGGAACATTTAAATACCTTAACATAGGTTTAGATTTGTTTGTATATTTTTTAGATGAGAATAAGGATTTTTTATTCTTTAGTGCTATAGTAAAGGGACATAGAAAAAATGGCCCTGTTGAAGCATTTGATATAACTATAGTCAGTGAAATCAAGAAGGTACAAAGAAGAGAAGCATATAGGCTAGAAACAGCACTCATCTGTAAATACGCTATAGTGGATTCAGAATTGATCAATTCTGATAGTCCTAATTTCCCTGATATAAACAATGCAGTTTTTTGGGATACTTCAACTACAAATATAAGTAGTAATGGTATTTCTCTGCATCTTGACGCACCTCTTGAAGCCGGTACCATTTTATATATTATAGTAAATTTGGATAAAAACTCAAAAATCAGAGTTCTTGCTCAAGTAAAACGTTCTCTGCGTAAAGATGGCAACAAATATATGGTAGGTATGCACTTCATAAAAATCCATTCTCGCGACTTAGAAGTATTGACAAAATTCATATTTGCCCAGCAGAGGGTTATGCTAAAAAATAAAATGCCATTGAAGTTTAGATAA
- the rplT gene encoding 50S ribosomal protein L20, translated as MARVKGAMRTRARRRKVLKLAKGYFGAKSKLFRMAKQAVMKSGNYAYNDRRLKKRDFRQLWIARINAAARINGLSYSKFIGGLKKAGIELNRKVLADMAVNDADAFAQLAEMAKSAK; from the coding sequence ATGGCAAGAGTAAAGGGTGCGATGAGAACTCGTGCAAGACGTAGAAAAGTGCTAAAACTCGCAAAGGGATATTTCGGAGCAAAGAGTAAACTCTTTAGAATGGCTAAACAAGCCGTTATGAAATCCGGAAATTATGCATATAATGATAGAAGATTAAAAAAGAGAGATTTCAGACAGCTTTGGATAGCAAGAATAAATGCTGCTGCAAGAATAAATGGTTTATCATATAGCAAATTTATTGGTGGTTTGAAAAAAGCAGGAATTGAACTTAACAGAAAAGTTCTTGCTGATATGGCGGTAAATGATGCTGATGCATTTGCTCAACTTGCTGAGATGGCAAAGAGTGCTAAATAA
- the rpmI gene encoding 50S ribosomal protein L35, with protein sequence MPKLKTHSASKKRFRVTANGKIKFGHAWRSHRLVSKSTKAKKHHRLGAYVSDANLATVKKLIPYK encoded by the coding sequence ATGCCAAAGTTAAAAACGCACAGTGCTTCAAAGAAAAGATTTAGAGTTACAGCTAATGGTAAGATAAAGTTTGGACATGCTTGGAGAAGCCACAGACTTGTTTCTAAGTCTACAAAGGCTAAGAAGCATCATAGATTGGGTGCTTACGTTTCAGACGCAAATTTAGCTACAGTAAAGAAACTTATTCCATATAAATAA